Proteins encoded by one window of Venturia canescens isolate UGA chromosome 2, ASM1945775v1, whole genome shotgun sequence:
- the LOC122406299 gene encoding uncharacterized protein has translation MTTVQAKVDRRIAGLYSTFQCIIGLAENAQEASTSNTSRVLAITRLELLEAEWTRFKSEHALLLDMNCENLQEQAYFRESVEAQCLQAYETAKVAYLTIKEHYDRTEPTGAILADVSAVECQAALRRSLPEIKLKTFSGEFSKWREFHDMFVSMVGENTYITSVEKMHYLRTSLKGEAAQLVSNLPISSSSFAAAWDILVERYENKRLLITAQLDCLLGIPNITTRSGKALNNLLNTLSEVLHALQALEVPIQSWDCILVHIVASKLDQHLREQWEVKLGAAKEPATLQQLRDFLNTRARALESIEIRVPQYSSRQSSTATPPPKPATSRMSSSSGAVKAYTAQVPSKGLIPTTVDHKAAMASTKPLNPGGSATQCCHYCLGQHFVARCPNFKQRTPQERRTIAEQRRLCFNCLGPHSAVNCKVTGRCAECSGKHHTLIHTGSISVTPSPPSGAPHPKPSASLSPTEPQRQAASLNVLSLGNQRTGRTRGVITAHLSSIYDSSASFSVTAFILRVLTTPLPSFTSSRVKSWHHLNGLQLADPDFLQPRPIDLIIGADFYGKLIESEVIKGLPNEPIAQRTLFGWILLGPISETCTTPASLHHTSVEDDVSLQLRKFWELEELPSDAAPSADEDTNFCEQHFRETHTRDASGQYTVRLPFKLPSTVLGDSYSAASRSLQRLRSRLAENEHLSQMYTDFLQEYEAFHHMTPVSDVKPTKPCFILPHRGVVREHSITTKLRVVFNGSCKTNTGFSLNDILHTGPKLQ, from the exons ATGACGACGGTTCAAGCCAAAGTTGATCGCCGTATCGCCGGTCTCTACAGCACATTCCAGTGCATAATCGGTCTTGCTGAGAATGCCCAAGAGGCATCCACCAGTAACACTTCGCGAGTTCTCGCAATAACCCGCCTAGAGCTTTTAGAAGCCGAATGGACGCGCTTCAAGTCGGAACATGCTCTCCTCCTCGACATGAATTGCGAAAATCTTCAGGAGCAGGCGTACTTCAGGGAGTCCGTCGAGGCTCAATGTCTTCAAGCATACGAAACGGCTAAAGTAGCCTATCTTACAATAAAGGAACATTACGACCGCACCGAGCCTACCGGCGCAATTCTGGCCGATGTTTCAGCCGTCGAATGTCAAGCTGCTCTTCGTCGGTCTCTTCCGGAAATCAAATTGAAAACCTTCTCCGGAGAATTTTCTAAGTGGCGGGAATTTCATGACATGTTCGTTTCCATGGTCGGTGAGAACACGTATATCACCTCCGTGGAAAAGATGCATTATCTTCGAACTTCGCTGAAGGGAGAAGCAGCACAACTTGTGTCCAATCTTCCAATCTCGTCCTCTTCCTTCGCTGCAGCTTGGGATATTCTCGTCGAGCGCTATGAAAATAAGCGTCTCCTCATTACGGCTCAACTCGACTGCTTGCTTGGCATCCCGAATATTACTACTCGGTCCGGTAAAGCCCTCAACAACCTTCTCAACACATTGTCTGAGGTCCTCCACGCCTTACAAGCGCTGGAGGTCCCCATTCAATCGTGGGACTGCATCTTGGTGCACATCGTCGCTTCAAAATTGGATCAACATCTTCGTGAACAATGGGAAGTCAAGCTCGGCGCTGCAAAAGAACCGGCAACTCTTCAACAACTTCGAGATTTTCTCAACACTCGGGCTCGAGCTCTGGAGAGCATCGAGATTCGTGTGCCCCAGTACTCTTCTCGGCAGTCTTCAACCGCAACGCCTCCCCCGAAACCGGCCACTTCACGGATGTCCTCGTCATCGGGCGCCGTCAAGGCATATACAGCGCAGGTCCCTTCAAAGGGTCTCATCCCTACAACCGTGGATCATAAAGCCGCCATGGCGTCTACGAAGCCTCTGAATCCGGGTGGTTCGGCAACTCAATGTTGTCATTATTGTTTAGGGCAGCACTTCGTTGCAAGGTGCCCTAACTTCAAGCAACGGACTCCTCAAGAGCGTCGGACGATAGCCGAACAGCGACGGCTATGTTTCAACTGCCTCGGCCCCCATTCTGCAGTCAATTGCAAAGTTACCGGACGATGCGCCGAATGCAGCGGCAAACATCATACACTTATTCACACCGGATCAATATCGGTTACCCCTTCACCACCTTCCGGAGCTCCTCATCCGAAACCGTCGGCATCTTTATCGCCGACTGAGCCTCAG CGTCAAGCGGCTTCTCTAAATGTATTGAGTCTCGGCAACCAACGAACTGGACGCACGCGGGGAGTAATCACCGCTCACCTGTCATCTATTTACGATTCATCGGCTTCCTTCTCGGTCACTGCGTTCATTCTCAGGGTGTTAACTACGCCTCTTCCTTCTTTCACCTCATCGAGAGTGAAATCCTGGCATCACCTCAACGGCTTACAACTAGCCGATCCGGATTTTCTTCAACCTCGGCCGATTGATCTCATCATTGGTGCCGATTTCTACGGCAAACTCATCGAATCGGAAGTAATCAAAGGCCTGCCTAATGAACCAATCGCCCAACGAACGTTGTTCGGCTGGATATTACTTGGGCCAATTTCGGAAACTTGCACCACTCCGGCGTCCCTTCATCACACGTCCGTCGAGGATGACGTGTCCCTTCAACTTCGCAAATTTTGGGAATTGGAAGAACTCCCGTCCGACGCTGCTCCCTCTGCAGATGAGGACACAAACTTCTGTGAGCAACACTTCAGGGAAACGCACACACGCGACGCTTCAGGTCAGTACACCGTTCGGCTCCCCTTCAAGTTACCTTCGACGGTTCTAGGAGATTCTTACTCGGCCGCTTCAAGATCCCTACAGCGACTTCGATCTCGGTTGGCAGAAAACGAGCACCTCAGCCAAATGTACACGGATTTTCTTCAAGAATACGAAGCTTTTCATCATATGACTCCGGTTTCTGATGTTAAACCAACGAAACCGTGCTTCATACTTCCGCATCGCGGCGTTGTACGTGAGCACAGCATCACAACAAAACTTCGGGTCGTCTTCAACGGGTCGTGCAAGACCAACACCGGCTTTTCATTAAACGACATACTCCATACTGGGCCAAAACTTCAATAG
- the LOC122406300 gene encoding uncharacterized protein: MYRQILLHPDDQDFQRILWYNPNNEQISYKLTTVTYGLSCAPYLAIRVMLQLVEDEGQEFPLAVPSLTKGRYVDDIFGGADSVSELRDIALQLEQICARGCLPLQKWTSNSLAVLQHLDSSALQPEAVSINSEDSTTKLLGLVWDPIKDVFRFNLQANFSSAITKRIALSETASLFDPLGFISPVIITAKIFMQELWLAKLQWDDLLPERLQFRWWQFRESLSDLPLILIPRWLHSSPTDSVELHGFSDASQLAMAAVVYLRSSFPDGSTSVRLISSKTRVAPLKRLSIPRLELSAALLLSRLISYVQKMLPLNGAPVYLWTDSSVTLTWVSSQPARWKDFVRNRVSLIQDLTSTAKWRFISGKENPADCASRGLTPLQLSKHSLWWSGPTWLMNTSENWPAQPLNFPTDAPLEHRPGFSFTSNLEPIGEIWDLVHRYSSLTRLLRITAMCQRALHRFKRSSPVRTDIQLTPDDLEQARLFWVLHIQSAHFAAELRSISNGNFLTQGHFLSALTPFIDSHGTLRVGGRLQHSSLNLEAKHPAILPRHSTFTTLVIADAHLKTLHGGTQSTLTLLRSNYWIVGGRAPIRSFILRCAKCVRFRGLRAQQLMGQLPISRATPSRAFLHTGLDYAGPFTVKTWRGRNTKTYKGYLAVFVCFSTSAVHLELVTDYTSDAFIAAFRRFTSRRGICHTLYSDCGTNFIGADAQLQGLFKESAAEMPHIISSLTNIGTRWSFNPPSAPHMGGKWEAAVKSAKHHLQRVIGDSALTYEEFTTLLTQVESVLNSRPLGAMSDDPDDFSALTPGHFLIGEALNSVPEPSLTSTPELKLPCWAQIQRRFQQIWQRWSSDYLQHGLATSKWRHPRNEIQVGSLVLITDERLPPSKWPLARVVSLHPGEDELTRVVTLRTASSTFKRPISKLCILPVISSTTSVAEGGEKMESPRTISVALLREWVEGCPDLDALLDAVRITIHVAEMAGSRISSNVIIFNDVVGRLMKNEEGYYFEKLDL; this comes from the exons atgtatcggcaAATACTTCTACACCCGGATGATCAAGACTTCCAACGGATTCTATGGTACAATCCTAACAACGAACAGATCAGCTATAAACTCACGACTGTAACTTACGGCCTCAGTTGTGCCCCCTATCTGGCTATTCGGGTCATGCTTCAACTTGTCGAAGACGAAGGCCAAGAGTTTCCTCTAGCCGTTCCGTCGCTAACCAAGGGACGATATGTCGACGACATCTTCGGCGGAGCTGATTCTGTATCAGAGCTTCGGGACATTGCTCTTCAACTAGAACAAATTTGTGCTCGCGGATGCCTTCCACTTCAAAAATGGACCTCGAATTCACTAGCGGTTCTTCAACATCTTGACTCTTCAGCCTTACAACCTGAAGCAGTCTCGATTAATTCGGAGGATTCGACGACAAAGCTTTTGGGGCTAGTCTGGGATCCAATCAAGGATGTGTTCCGGTTCAATCTTCAGGCAAACTTCTCCTCAGCAATCACTAAACGGATCGCACTCTCGGAAACTGCTTCATTATTCGATCCCCTTGGGTTTATTTCTCCAGTGATTATTACTGCCAAGATCTTCATGCAGGAGCTCTGGCTCGCAAAACTGCAGTGGGACGATCTTCTTCCGGAACGACTTCAATTTCGGTGGTGGCAATTTCGCGAAAGTCTAAGCGATTTGCCCCTCATTTTGATTCCTCGGTGGCTACATTCTTCTCCAACGGACTCGGTCGAGCTTCATGGGTTTTCTGACGCTTCGCAGCTCGCCATGGCTGCTGTGGTCTATCTTCGATCATCTTTTCCGGACGGCTCGACGTCAGTCAGGCTCATCTCTTCGAAGACAAGAGTAGCTCCTCTAAAACGGCTGAGTATTCCTCGCCTCGAGCTTTCGGCTGCTCTTCTTCTGTCTCGGCTTATTTCATACGTCCAGAAAATGCTCCCCCTAAACGGCGCGCCTGTCTATCTCTGGACGGATTCATCGGTTACTCTCACCTGGGTCTCTTCGCAACCAGCTCGCTGGAAAGACTTCGTCCGGAATCGAGTTTCACTCATTCAAGACCTGACTTCAACGGCGAAATGGCGCTTCATTTCGGGAAAGGAGAACCCAGCGGACTGTGCTTCGCGAGGACTGACTCCTCTTCAGTTGTCCAAGCATTCTCTCTGGTGGTCCGGTCCCACTTGGCTAATGAACACTTCGGAAAACTGGCCGGCACAGCCACTAAATTTTCCCACGGACGCTCCACTTGAGCATCGGCCCGGCTTCAGCTTCACTTCAAATCTCGAGCCAATAGGCGAGATTTGGGATCTTGTTCATCGGTATTCTTCATTGACACGACTTCTTCGAATCACGGCAATGTGTCAACGGGCGCTTCATCGATTCAAGCGCTCCTCACCGGTTCGGACGGACATACAGCTTACTCCAGACGATCTTGAACAAGCAAGACTCTTCTGGGTACTACATATACAATCGGCTCATTTCGCTGCGGAACTTCGGTCAATCTCAAACGGAAATTTTTTGACACAGGGTCATTTCCTGTCGGCCTTGACTCCCTTCATCGATTCGCATGGAACCCTTCGCGTCGGGGGACGCCTGCAGCATTCCAGTCTAAACTTGGAAGCAAAACATCCGGCTATCCTCCCACGTCATTCGACATTCACGACGCTCGTCATCGCTGACGCGCACCTCAAGACTCTTCACGGCGGAACTCAATCGACCTTGACTCTCCTTCGTTCCAATTACTGGATCGTCGGAGGTCGAGCACCAATAAGATCATTCATTCTTCGCTGCGCTAAATGCGTTCGGTTTCGAGGACTTCGAGCTCAACAGCTCATGGGGCAACTTCCGATCAGTCGTGCTACTCCTTCTCGGGCATTCCTTCACACCGGACTTGATTACGCCGGACCCTTCACAGTAAAAACATGGCGAGGCCGGAATACGAAAACATACAAAGGATATCTGGCCGtcttcgtttgtttttcaacgtcAGCTGTTCACTTGGAACTGGTGACAGACTACACTTCGGATGCCTTCATCGCTGCCTTTCGGCGGTTCACGAGTCGTCGAGGCATTTGTCATACGCTCTATAGCGATTGCGGGACGAACTTCATCGGAGCTGATGCCCAACTTCAAGGACTCTTCAAAGAAAGTGCGGCAGAAATGCCACACATAATTTCTTCGCTGACTAACATCGGAACTCGGTGGTCCTTCAATCCCCCCTCGGCTCCTCACATGGGAGGAAAGTGGGAGGCCGCCGTCAAATCGGCAAAACATCACCTTCAACGGGTTATCGGGGACTCAGCACTTACGTATGAAGAATTTACAACCCTTCTTACGCAAGTCGAGTCAGTGCTAAATTCACGTCCGCTGGGCGCCATGTCAGACGATCCGGATGACTTCTCTGCCCTGACTCCTGGCCACTTCCTCATCGGCGAGGCCCTAAATTCAGTTCCGGAACCTTCGCTCACTTCAACTCCGGAGCTAAAACTTCCGTGCTGGGCCCAAATTCAACGGAGATTCCAGCAAATTTGGCAACGCTGGTCATCGGACTATCTTCAACACGGTTTAGCCACTTCCAAGTGGCGACATCCTCGGAACGAGATCCAGGTTGGCTCCCTGGTCCTCATCACGGACGAACGACTTCCGCCTTCAAAGTGGCCGCTCGCCAGAGTGGTCTCACTTCATCCAGGGGAAGACGAACTCACCCGAGTCGTCACACTTCGCACGGCGTCATCCACCTTCAAGCGGCCAATTTCAAAGCTCTGCATTCTTCCGGTTATTTCTTCGACAACATCGGTTGCCGAAGGCGGGGA AAAAATGGAATCACCGAGGACAATATCGGTTGCCCTCTTACGCGAATGGGTGGAGGGTTGTCCAGATCTAGACGCTTTGTTGGACGCTGTGCGTATCACCATCCACGTGGCGGAGATGGCTGGCTCCCGTATATCGAGCAACGTCATAATCTTCAACGATGTGGTTGGAAgattaatgaaaaacgaagaaggatattattttgaaaaattagatCTGTGA